In Nasonia vitripennis strain AsymCx chromosome 2, Nvit_psr_1.1, whole genome shotgun sequence, a genomic segment contains:
- the LOC100117231 gene encoding WD repeat-containing protein 81 isoform X1, which yields MKEEALSMDILKKELKIPEKYLIWAGEKISATVHKSWLIGFLNLNPIQFVVHDQLNPDEIAAQPSLEELGAGWSKVYLKVYKKKHINVFTLPRERCSLTSSKNETELTFSQVLHYVAKTNYQNLWKDFYKRYYAPWTTLDHREQTNIIGCTTDVELMKEIITRMYNCTIVQFQENNLTLVKAAAVNRTHCNLLPAILAIETESAFIIFYEQTAKYSLRECVTYSPAAISTSYAKPLFLTYQLLRLSRDLHDCGLLLGEVTLSNILVMDNLNVQVLPNLEDNLHLIDNPNEFENSKSDAKANVNSNTNLSISELCEMWVHGRLSNFDYLTALNNLAGRRYGDPSCHHVMPWVTDFSSRCGGNWRDFTKSKFRLNKGDRQLDLTFDPECAEVGYHVSDVLSEITYYVYLSRRYSRSILCKHVRPLWVPGEYPASIQRLYDWTPDECIPQFFTDPSVFKSIHEDLPDLEIPSWATSPEDFIEKHRESLESSYVSERLHHWIDLTFGYKLSGQAAIKSKNVCLHLVDNHTNLSNSGVVQLFTNPHPQKIIQSPYWNKIPPRLRNFSVDERLVSSSDEPISKVGNDEHRSSGDEEEDSHAVTVSNATRSSPLTFSRLLSRSRSSLPLVDDNIKQEKVNDQPILLPKDYNPAAALLQVETIHAFINKVSHKAYEPKISTVDGTPNQRLVIASARMKEQQILGCLIVEIFLAEKFRAIWKVEKISFFSRLNASLNIIKNTPNALPKCVQSAVMLLLRIDAIPKSYNIDFAESGDSAGTAPSAQANANVCRYPTVTYMGLPPPSAHQILQPLLSGLLFPSSKYLQYLYGVVEMIQEYNNLCRELDQVTQGIEDDGNMEKTKIIFLCKINECKVKAIANELEKLLPHAGIPTETSLQLIVPHVKQIFEQPLSAVLAAWHLFDPIARALGPRETASIFLHPIMNLYDRGSLMDKLSFANTLPGNLVTKFKTVRLYHRSFLLKLIVRLGLRCFLDNFITPLVEAVGGYRNHLSGSLNSNLDKAGILKDCDLTGSSSDVDVILSPLDEDSSVESEHVLLMLNENKLDVGTKSDGASDNSDGVFVMETEDTFSPSPNVETPQSLNFDFNLEIEDFSSEAKSSFLSSAKSPIIPIPKTLDVTAGKSVPEFNSICCKVGSTTTSEDFPFPGSLTEAINPPKSELCVGVQEENSSSTEPESFVYVQKEDEVSVVKKEASDDEIITSKCQQRRFTYTECSASEMSAESVIWLSHRLGPVLTARYLSRNLLRMLTLCYFGKENLTPSFDNSDKSDESFESNKLRLSGDANAVKVLECLSSIVGLYGEHTIVLQYFSHMTELVAQCKRKLTPNLEGGLISCLVLLIHVIPYLNDSSLMDVIHEGIVKSILLPTVRILSTTRFTFPNGAMARFVLANKYLETLFILIVRLGNVMANNHLTTPIQRFFAAFEKVFNTDKPQNNEDDLNISKDNNRLSSSHPKSSTDFANTESFSPSTIEDSSNVDSKKYKAFEELKEVFSASLAHKAYVAFYRLLSDEIMDELIKNHQLIRDLFHEFEQELLFPASSSIPSENKKFLDCNAKGFGKVSTIGNKIKVQDFITTRTQGADSDSSTVRESSPFSSAGRQLRGNWLAYWEHEIGRSDKDTKFNIKQIKLQTFSGHTNSVRCIYGLDNENSFMSGARDRTVKLWSLRSQGDGSVVSSCQYTYAGHKKSILALTFLESLRYAVTCDGTIHCWDPFMGSFLGCPESPRLTPVNVLVASPAPSTTIFVATADITLRVIDCRTFQYVNEMKVSMNPTGLVRCIAVAPSGHWVALGQASGFLTILDIRTGLIIASWKGHECEILQLEALNETTIISSSLDQTIAVWSAVDGKLKFYLKGVTEPIHCMAVYEQQLISGTTANRIGVHSAVEVSASYSFSKLRHDAFKGVLTAMALLPLNRLLLLGADNGNINLIC from the exons ATGAAAGAAGAAGCTTTGAGTATGGATATCCTGAAGAAGGAATTGAAAATTcctgaaaaatatttgatatggGCAGGGGAGAAAATCAGTGCCACTGTGCACAAATCCTGGCTCAttggatttttaaatcttAATCCAATTCAGTTTGTGGTGCATGATCAACTCAATCCGGATGAAATAGCTGCTCAACCTTCATTAGAAGAGCTTGGAGCTGGATGGTCCAAGGTTTACCTTAAG GTCTACAAAAAGAAGCACATAAATGTTTTTACACTGCCAAGAGAAAGATGTTCATTAACAAGTTCCAAAAATGAAACTGAATTAACTTTTTCTCAAGTGCTACATTATGTAgcaaaaaccaattatcaaaatCTTTGGAAAGATTTCTACAAGAGATACTATG CTCCATGGACTACATTGGATCACAGAGaacaaacaaatataattGGATGTACTACTGATGTGGAATTGATGAAAGAAATAATCACTCGCATGTACAATTGTACTATAGTGCAATTTCAAGAAAATAATTTGACACTTGTTAAAGCTGCTGCTGTCAATCGTACTCATTGCAACCTGTTACCTGCTATATTAGCAATAGAAACTGAATctgcatttattattttttatgaacAAACAGCAAAATACTCtttgagaga ATGTGTAACATACAGTCCTGCAGCAATATCAACAAGTTATGCAAAACCACTCTTTCTTACATATCAACTACTAAGATTATCACGAGATTTGCATGATTGTGGTCTTTTATTAGGTGAAGTTACTTTGAGTAATATTTTAGTTATGGATAATCTGAATGTGCAG GTTTTGCCAAATTTAGAAGATAATCTTCATTTAATAGATAATCCCAATGAATTTGAAAACAGCAAATCAGATGCAAAAGCGAATGTAAATAGCAATACAAATTTGAGTATTAGTGAGCTGTGTGAAATGTGGGTACATGGCCGTTTGAGCAATTTCGATTATTTAACGGCGTTGAATAATTTGGCTGGTAGAAGATACGGAGATCCTAGTTGTCATCATGTGATGCCGTGGGTCACGGATTTTTCGTCCCGGTGCGGCGGAAATTGGAGAGATTTcacaaaatcaaaatttagattaaataaagGTGATAGACAACTTGATCTGACATTCGATCCGGAATGCGCAGAAGTTGGCTATCACGTATCAGACGTATTATCAGAAATAACTTACTATGTTTATTTATCGAGACGTTATTCGAGATCTATTTTATGTAAGCACGTAAGACCTTTATGGGTACCTGGAGAATATCCTGCATCTATTCAAAGATTGTATGATTGGACTCCTGACGAATGCATACCGCAGTTTTTCACTGATCCAAGCGTTTTCAAG TCCATACACGAAGATCTACCAGACTTAGAAATACCAAGTTGGGCAACTTCTCCTGAAGATTTCATTGAAAAACATCGCGAATCTCTAGAAAGCTCATACGTTTCTGAAAGACTTCATCACTGGATCGACTTAACATTCGGCTACAA ACTTTCAGGTCAAGCAGCTATCAAGTCTAAAAACGTATGTCTTCATCTTGTCGATAATCACACGAATCTGTCAAACTCTGGCGTCGTTCAGCTCTTCACTAATCCACATCcacaaaaaatcattcaatcgCCCTACTGGAATAAGATTCCACCTCGGTTGCGAAATTTTTCCGTAGATGAAAGATTGGTTTCAA gcAGCGACGAGCCGATCAGTAAAGTCGGCAATGACGAGCATCGCAGCTCAGGCGACGAAGAGGAGGACTCGCACGCGGTCACTGTCTCGAATGCTACTCGATCATCACCACTAACTTTCAGCCGATTGTTGAGTCGATCCCGAAGTTCGCTGCCTCTGGTTGACGACAATATCAAACAGGAGAAAGTCAACGACCAGCCTATTCTCTTGCCTAAGGATTATAATCCAGCCGCGGCTTTGCTGCAGGTTGAGACAATCCACGCGTTCATAAACAAGGTCAGCCACAAAGCGTATGAACCGAAAATTTCGACAGTCGATGGTACACCCAACCAGAGGCTTGTCATCGCATCGGCCAGAATGAAAGAGCAGCAGATTCTGGGTTGTCTGATCGTAGAAATATTCTTGGCCGAAAAGTTTCGAGCCATTTGGAAGGTCGAAAAGATCTCGTTTTTTAGCAGATTAAACGCGAGCTTGAATATCATTAAGAATACGCCGAACGCCTTGCCCAAGTGTGTACAGAGCGCGGTTATGCTCTTGCTGAGGATCGACGCGATACCAAAGAGCTATAACATTGATTTTGCGGAGTCTGGAGATAGTGCGg GCACTGCTCCGTCAGCTCAAGCAAACGCAAACGTTTGTCGGTATCCAACGGTGACGTATATGGGACTTCCACCGCCTTCAGCTCATCAGATTCTTCAACCATTGCTCTCTGGATTACTTTTTCCCTCCTCAAAGTATCTACAATATCTTTATGGAGTTGTCGAGATGATTCAAGAGTACAATAATCTGTGTCGTGAGCTGGACCAAGTCACGCAAGGTATAGAAGATGACGGTAATATGGAGAAgacgaaaataatttttctgtgCAAGATCAATGAGTGCAAAGTCAAAGCTATCGCAAACGAACTAGAAAAACTACTGCCACACGCGGGAATACCTACGGAAACAAGTTTGCAATTGATCGTGCCCCACGTGAAGCAAATTTTTGAGCAACCTTTGAGCGCGGTACTCGCGGCTTGGCATCTGTTTGATCCCATTGCGCG AGCTCTGGGGCCTCGAGAAACTGCCAGCATATTCCTTCATCCAATCATGAATCTCTACGATAGAGGTTCGTTAATGGATAAACTGTCATTTGCAAACACCTTGCCGGGAAACTTAGTAACAAAATTCAAGACTGTTAGATTGTATCATAGAAGctttttactaaaattaatAGTCCGCCTCGGCCTGAGGTGTTTTCTAGACAATTTTATTACTCCTCTTGTGGAGGCTGTTGGTGGTTACAGAAATCACTTATCAGGATCCTTAAATTCCAATCTCGATAAAGCGGGAATTTTGAA AGACTGTGATTTAACTGGTAGTAGCAGTGATGTAGACGTCATTCTCTCGCCGCTTGACGAAGATTCTTCCGTTGAATCGGAACACGTACTTCTAATgctaaatgaaaataaactgGATGTTGGCACAAAGAGTGATGGTGCGTCCGACAATAGCGATG gaGTTTTCGTAATGGAAACCGAGGATACATTCTCGCCGTCACCTAATGTAGAGACACCTCAAAGTCTAAACTTCGACTTTAATCTCGAGATTGAGGACTTCAGTAGCGAAGCAAAATCGTCATTTTTAAGCAGCGCTAAATCACCAATTATACCCATACCAAAGACTCTTGACGTGACCGCCGGCAAATCCGTACCGGAGTTCAACAGTATTTGTTGCAAGGTAGGTAGTACGACGACCAGCGAAGATTTTCCTTTTCCTGGTTCCTTAACGGAAGCGATCAATCCACCGAAGAGCGAACTTTGTGTCGGTGTACAAGAGGAAAACAGCAGTTCAACTGAACCGGAATCCTTTGTGTACGTACAAAAAGAGGATGAGGTGTCCGTGGTTAAAAAAGAAGCTAGCGATGATGAAATCATCACTAGTAAATGTCAGCAACGACGATTTACCTACACCGAATGTTCGGCATCAGAGATGAGTGCAGAATCGGTGATTTGGTTGTCGCATCGTTTGGGACCAGTTCTGACGGCTCGATACCTTTCGCGCAATTTACTTCGAATGCTGACGTTGTGCTACTTTGGTAAGGAGAACTTAACGCCGAGCTTCGACAATAGCGATAAATCCGACGAATCTTTCGAGTCAAACAAACTCAGACTATCGGGTGACGCGAATGCCGTGAAAGTCCTGGAGTGTCTCAGCTCTATTGTTG GTCTGTATGGAGAGCACACCATTGTCTTGCAGTATTTTTCCCACATGACGGAACTTGTAGCACAATGCAAACGTAAACTAACTCCAAATTTAGAGGGAGGACTAATTTCATGTCTCGTCCTACTTATTCATGTGATCCCTTATTTAAACGATTCTTCGTTAATGGATGTTATTCAT GAAGGAATAGTTAAATCAATTCTGTTACCTACCGTCCGGATACTATCCACAACTAGATTTACGTTTCCGAATGGGGCAATGGCTCGTTTTGTTCtagcaaataaatatcttgaaaccttatttattttaatagttCGCTTGGGTAATGTAATGGCAAACAATCACTTAACTACACCTATTCAACGATTTTTTGCCGCTTTTGAGAAAGTTTTTAACACGGATAAGCCACAAAATAATGAAGATGATTTAAACATTTCCAAAGACAACAATCGTTTAAG CAGCTCACACCCAAAATCGAGTACTGATTTTGCTAATACTGAGTCTTTCTCGCCGTCTACCATAGAAGATTCAAGTAACGTGGACTCTAAAAAATACAAG GCATTTGAAGAACTGAAAGAAGTATTTTCAGCGTCGCTTGCTCACAAAGCTTATGTAGCGTTCTATCGTCTTTTGAGTGATGAAATCATGGATGAATTGATTAAAAACCATCAGCTTATACGCGACCTGTTTCACGAATTCGAACAGGAACTACTTTTCCCCGCATCATCCAGCATTC CatcggaaaataaaaaattcctaGATTGCAATGCTAAAGGTTTTGGAAAAGTATCCACGAtaggaaataaaataaaagttcaG GATTTTATAACTACGAGGACTCAGGGAGCGGACAGCGATTCTTCAACGGTCAGAGAATCGAGTCCTTTCTCGTCTGCAGGTCGCCAGCTCAGAGGTAATTGGTTGGCTTACTGGGAACACGAAATCGGCAGATCGGATAAAGATACGAAATTCAACATTAAGCAAATAAAGCTTCAAACATTTTCTGGTCACACCAACAGTGTGAGATGCATATATGGACTCGATAACGAGAACAGTTTCATGAGCGGGGCTCGAGATAGAACTGTCAAATTATGGAGTTTGAGAAGTCAA GGCGACGGCAGCGTTGTTTCTTCTTGCCAATACACGTATGCAGGCCATAAGAAGTCCATTCTTGCATTGACGTTTTTGGAATCCCTTCGATACGCCGTCACTTGCGATGGCACTATTCACTGTTGGGATCCGTTTATGGGATCATTCCTTGGTTGCCCAGAGTCTCCAAGATTAACACCTGTTAATGTGTTGGTAGCGAGTCCAGCACCTTCTACGACAATCTTTGTCGCGACTGCAGATATTACTTTAAGGGTCATAGATTGTCGTACATTCCAGTACGTCAATGAAATGAAG GTATCCATGAATCCTACTGGTTTAGTCAGGTGCATAGCAGTAGCTCCAAGTGGACATTGGGTAGCACTTGGTCAGGCTTCTGGTTTTCTCACTATTTTAGATATTCGCACTGGTTTGATAATTGCTTCTTGGAAAGGACACGAATGTGAA ATACTTCAATTAGAAGCTTTAAATGAAACAACAATAATAAGCTCTTCACTGGATCAAACTATTGCTGTGTGGAGCGCAGTTGATGGAAAACTAAAGTTCTACTTGAA AGGTGTAACTGAGCCAATACATTGTATGGCAGTATACGAGCAACAACTTATATCCGGAACAACGGCAAACCGAATAGGCGTACATTCGGCAGTTGAAGTATCCGCGTCATATTCGTTTTCAAAACTTCGACATGATGCTTTCAAAGGGGTTTTAACTGCAATGGCGCTTCTACCTCTGAACAGATTGTTGCTACTAGGAGCTGACAATGGCAATATAAACTTGATATGCTAA